In one window of Mucilaginibacter auburnensis DNA:
- the hemF gene encoding oxygen-dependent coproporphyrinogen oxidase, producing the protein MINKEQIAADYKAIQDEICLALENLDGKSKFEEELWEREGGGGGRTRVIQNGNILEKGGVNFSAVHGKLPEVMKKALKVDSDDFFATGVSIVIHPNHPLVPIIHMNIRYFEMLNTPEGQEPVRWFGGGIDLTPHYVIEEDARFFHGQLKVVCDRFNADFYAKFKAWADSYFYIKHRDETRGIGGIFYDRLTANDNLSWEEVFEFSKALGRIFAPTYIELVNRHRNEVFTEQQQLWQYQRRSRYVEFNLVYDAGTKFGLETNGRIESILMSLPPTAKWEYNYEAEPGSEEEKTLSLLKKDINWI; encoded by the coding sequence ATGATCAACAAAGAACAGATAGCGGCAGATTATAAGGCTATACAAGACGAGATCTGTCTGGCGCTCGAAAACCTGGATGGCAAAAGCAAATTTGAAGAAGAACTTTGGGAACGCGAGGGTGGAGGTGGAGGCCGCACAAGGGTTATCCAAAACGGCAATATTCTTGAAAAAGGCGGTGTAAATTTCTCAGCTGTTCATGGTAAACTACCGGAAGTAATGAAGAAGGCGCTAAAAGTGGATAGCGATGATTTTTTCGCTACAGGCGTATCTATTGTAATTCATCCTAACCATCCGCTGGTACCTATAATTCATATGAATATACGGTACTTTGAAATGCTTAATACTCCGGAAGGGCAAGAGCCTGTGCGTTGGTTTGGTGGCGGGATTGACCTTACGCCTCATTATGTTATTGAAGAAGACGCGCGCTTTTTTCATGGTCAGCTCAAAGTAGTTTGCGACAGGTTCAACGCTGATTTTTATGCTAAATTCAAAGCATGGGCCGATAGTTATTTCTACATAAAACACCGCGACGAAACCCGCGGTATTGGTGGTATATTTTACGACAGGCTTACCGCTAATGACAATTTAAGCTGGGAGGAGGTGTTTGAGTTTTCTAAAGCCTTAGGTCGCATATTTGCGCCTACCTATATCGAGCTGGTTAATCGCCATCGTAACGAAGTATTCACTGAGCAACAACAATTATGGCAGTACCAACGCAGAAGCCGTTATGTAGAGTTCAATTTAGTTTATGATGCAGGCACAAAATTTGGCTTGGAAACCAACGGGCGTATCGAGTCTATTTTAATGAGTTTGCCGCCTACAGCAAAGTGGGAATACAACTACGAGGCCGAGCCAGGTAGTGAAGAAGAAAAAACGCTTTCATTGCTAAAAAAGGATATTAACTGGATTTAA
- a CDS encoding MFS transporter, translated as MATTAARAGNRNVIFLVIVAALGYFVDIYDLLIFSIVRVESLKGIGITNPADITSSGTFIINVQMFGLLLGGIVWGIVGDKMGRIKVLFGSILLYSIANFANGFVQDVNTYAAVRFFAGIGLAGELGAGITLVSETMSKENRGYGTMIVAVVGLFGAVLANIVAKNFGWQNAYFVGGGLGLLLLLLRAGTFESGMFKDAEKSDVSRGNFLSLFTDRKRFLKYVYCIFLGAPLWFVVGILVTLSPEFGIALKAKDVLSAGDGVLYTYIGISVGDLAAGLLAQATRSRRLTMLVFLLISVVSVAIYLTSTGMDSTKFLWICFFMGCTVGYWATFVTIASEQFGTNLRATVTTTVPNFVRGALIPITWAFLYFKGEFGMINAGFIMMGILTAISLFSLSQLKETFGKDLNYIDEFI; from the coding sequence ATGGCCACAACAGCTGCCCGCGCAGGCAACCGAAACGTTATTTTTTTAGTGATTGTAGCTGCATTAGGCTACTTTGTTGACATTTATGACCTTCTTATTTTTTCAATTGTAAGGGTTGAAAGTTTGAAAGGCATTGGTATTACTAACCCTGCTGACATTACCAGTAGCGGTACATTCATTATCAATGTGCAGATGTTTGGCTTGCTTTTAGGCGGTATAGTTTGGGGTATAGTTGGTGATAAAATGGGCCGTATAAAAGTACTTTTTGGTTCAATTTTGCTTTATTCCATTGCCAATTTTGCCAATGGTTTTGTGCAGGATGTTAATACCTATGCTGCTGTTCGCTTTTTTGCGGGCATAGGTTTGGCCGGTGAGTTAGGTGCAGGGATTACCCTGGTAAGTGAAACCATGAGTAAGGAGAACCGGGGTTACGGCACCATGATAGTGGCCGTGGTAGGGCTTTTTGGCGCCGTGCTAGCCAACATAGTTGCTAAAAATTTCGGTTGGCAAAACGCCTATTTTGTTGGCGGTGGTCTCGGTTTATTATTACTATTACTTCGCGCGGGAACATTTGAATCGGGCATGTTTAAGGATGCAGAGAAGAGCGACGTATCAAGAGGGAATTTTTTGAGCTTATTTACAGATCGTAAACGCTTCTTAAAATATGTATACTGCATATTTTTAGGAGCGCCGTTATGGTTTGTGGTAGGAATATTGGTAACACTATCGCCTGAATTTGGAATAGCTTTAAAAGCTAAAGATGTACTTAGTGCCGGCGACGGCGTGTTGTATACTTACATAGGAATTTCTGTTGGCGACTTAGCAGCTGGTTTGCTGGCACAAGCTACACGCTCAAGGCGTTTAACTATGCTGGTGTTTTTACTTATTTCGGTAGTAAGCGTGGCAATTTACCTCACATCAACAGGTATGGACAGCACCAAATTTTTGTGGATATGCTTTTTTATGGGATGCACGGTTGGCTATTGGGCCACATTTGTAACCATTGCATCAGAACAGTTTGGTACTAATCTGCGCGCAACCGTAACTACAACCGTGCCCAATTTTGTACGTGGCGCACTAATTCCTATAACATGGGCGTTTCTTTACTTTAAAGGTGAGTTTGGAATGATCAATGCGGGATTTATTATGATGGGTATACTTACCGCAATTTCCCTTTTTTCGTTAAGTCAGCTAAAGGAAACTTTCGGAAAAGATCTGAACTATATTGACGAGTTTATATAG
- a CDS encoding cold-shock protein has product MKTGKVKWFNTQKGFGFIITEEGKDLFVHFKDVQGGVNAIKDNDSVQYDVEEGRKGLQAVNVKKI; this is encoded by the coding sequence ATGAAAACTGGAAAAGTAAAATGGTTTAACACACAAAAAGGTTTCGGTTTTATTATCACCGAAGAAGGTAAAGACCTTTTTGTTCACTTTAAGGATGTACAAGGCGGCGTAAATGCTATCAAAGATAACGACAGCGTACAATACGATGTGGAAGAAGGAAGAAAAGGATTGCAGGCTGTAAACGTAAAAAAAATATAG
- a CDS encoding peroxiredoxin, giving the protein MSLRLGDKAPNFRAQTSIGEIDLYEYLGDGWGVLFSHPADYTPVCTTELGATAALKEEFAKRNVKVLALSVDSVESHHGWIKDINETQGVEVDFPIVADEDRKISEAYDMIHPNASVNATVRSLFIIGPDKAIKLIITYPASTGRNFQEILRVIDSLQLTAYYSVATPANWKEGEDVVVVPAIKTEDIPAKFPKGFREVKPYLRLTPQPNK; this is encoded by the coding sequence ATGAGCTTAAGATTAGGCGATAAAGCCCCCAACTTTCGGGCACAAACTTCAATAGGAGAGATTGACTTATATGAATACCTTGGCGATGGCTGGGGAGTATTGTTTTCGCACCCTGCCGATTATACACCGGTTTGTACAACAGAACTGGGAGCTACGGCTGCATTGAAGGAGGAGTTTGCTAAACGCAATGTTAAAGTTTTGGCATTGAGCGTAGATTCGGTTGAATCTCATCATGGCTGGATTAAGGATATTAATGAAACACAAGGCGTAGAGGTTGATTTTCCAATTGTAGCTGATGAAGACCGTAAGATTTCAGAAGCATATGATATGATCCATCCCAATGCGTCTGTAAATGCAACCGTACGGTCGTTATTTATCATTGGGCCAGATAAAGCCATTAAATTGATAATCACTTATCCTGCATCAACAGGCAGAAATTTCCAGGAGATTTTAAGGGTGATTGACTCTCTTCAATTAACTGCCTACTATAGCGTAGCAACACCAGCCAACTGGAAAGAAGGCGAAGATGTAGTAGTGGTACCGGCTATTAAAACCGAAGATATTCCGGCTAAGTTTCCTAAAGGTTTCCGTGAGGTAAAACCATACCTGCGCTTAACTCCTCAGCCTAATAAATAA
- a CDS encoding aminotransferase class I/II-fold pyridoxal phosphate-dependent enzyme — MQNRLSERQQAGNLRALKPEGNLIDFCSNDYLGFARSTELKRLIEQECNTNGVLNGSTGSRLISGNLKYTEELESSIAVSVEAEAALLFNSGYDANIGLLSCLPQRGDTVICDELIHASAIDGVRLSNANRYTFEHNNLDSLESKLKNAKGLCYVVIESVYSMDGDTPPLMELINLTQKYNAHLIVDEAHAFGLFKKGLVAELGLEEHVFARIVTFGKALGCHGAVVVGSAVLRQYLINFARSFVYTTAAPFHQIATIKVAMALLERSENITGALKNNIQLFKTHLNLPAGSMPHSNSAIQCILLNNNDKARTIANALQGAGFDVRPIFSPTVPIGKERIRICLHSFNNEEDIINLAKTINKLYHE; from the coding sequence ATGCAGAACAGACTGTCTGAAAGGCAGCAGGCAGGTAATTTAAGAGCTTTAAAACCGGAAGGTAACCTTATAGACTTTTGCTCAAATGATTACCTGGGATTTGCCCGCTCAACAGAACTTAAACGATTAATCGAACAAGAGTGCAATACCAACGGTGTATTAAACGGATCAACGGGGTCAAGATTAATATCCGGCAATCTAAAATATACAGAAGAACTTGAATCAAGTATTGCTGTCAGTGTGGAGGCAGAAGCCGCGTTACTGTTCAACTCTGGCTATGATGCGAACATTGGGCTCCTCTCCTGCTTGCCTCAACGCGGTGACACAGTTATTTGTGATGAGTTGATTCATGCTTCGGCAATTGACGGCGTACGCCTAAGCAATGCCAACCGATATACTTTTGAGCATAACAATTTAGATAGCCTTGAAAGCAAACTTAAAAATGCTAAAGGTTTGTGCTATGTGGTTATTGAGAGCGTTTATTCAATGGACGGTGATACCCCTCCCCTTATGGAGTTAATTAACCTAACCCAAAAGTACAACGCACATTTAATAGTTGATGAAGCCCATGCTTTTGGTCTTTTCAAAAAAGGTTTAGTTGCAGAACTTGGTCTTGAAGAGCATGTTTTTGCACGGATTGTTACGTTTGGAAAGGCGTTAGGCTGTCACGGGGCTGTGGTTGTGGGCAGCGCTGTGTTACGCCAATATCTGATTAATTTTGCACGATCATTCGTTTACACAACGGCAGCACCTTTTCATCAGATAGCGACCATTAAGGTTGCTATGGCCTTATTAGAACGATCTGAAAACATCACTGGAGCGTTAAAGAACAATATACAGTTATTTAAAACGCATCTAAATTTGCCGGCCGGAAGCATGCCGCATAGTAATAGCGCTATTCAATGTATTTTGTTAAATAACAACGACAAGGCCAGGACTATAGCTAACGCCCTCCAAGGTGCCGGTTTTGACGTAAGACCTATTTTTAGCCCCACAGTGCCAATAGGCAAAGAGCGCATACGCATTTGCTTGCATTCATTCAATAACGAAGAAGACATTATCAACTTAGCTAAAACTATAAATAAATTATATCATGAGTAA
- the bioD gene encoding dethiobiotin synthase has translation MSKRPLFITGIGTGVGKTIVAAILTESLKADYWKPVQSGDLDNSDTMKVQSLVSNKKTVFHPERYRLTQPYSPHKSADIDGVTINLSSFKLPQTDNTLIVEGAGGLMVPLNNKDLMVDLIKQLDAEVIMVVQHYLGSINHTLLSLSLLYSKNITIKAIIFNGDTDEYSENVIKAHTKGETIIRIPQLSVFDKSTIAAQKIVF, from the coding sequence ATGAGTAAGCGTCCGTTATTTATTACCGGTATAGGCACAGGTGTTGGTAAAACTATTGTAGCTGCTATTTTAACAGAATCTCTTAAAGCTGACTACTGGAAACCCGTACAATCAGGCGATTTGGATAATAGTGACACCATGAAGGTACAAAGTCTTGTATCTAACAAAAAAACTGTATTTCACCCTGAGCGCTACCGTTTAACGCAACCGTATTCGCCTCATAAATCTGCGGATATTGATGGCGTGACTATAAATTTAAGTAGCTTTAAACTGCCTCAAACTGATAATACGCTTATTGTTGAGGGCGCTGGCGGTTTGATGGTTCCGTTAAATAACAAAGATCTGATGGTTGATCTGATAAAACAACTGGATGCAGAAGTAATAATGGTTGTACAACATTATTTGGGCAGCATTAATCATACATTGTTATCACTTTCACTACTATACTCAAAAAATATTACGATAAAGGCCATCATATTTAATGGCGATACCGACGAGTACTCGGAAAATGTCATAAAAGCTCATACTAAAGGAGAAACTATTATTCGTATTCCTCAACTTAGCGTGTTTGACAAGTCAACAATAGCAGCTCAAAAAATTGTATTTTAG
- a CDS encoding 3-hydroxybutyryl-CoA dehydrogenase has product MKNVAVIGSGTMGSGIAHTFAQHGYEVLLIDTNSQALERALKNIASNMDRQISKGSLTADEKNAALQRIKTSTLLTDITEETGLVIEAATENKDIKLNIFKQLDHICSSDIILASNTSSISITEIAAITQNAQRVVGMHFMNPVPLMKLVEVIRGKGTSDCVTTKVMDIARALEKVPVEVNDAPGFVANRILMPMINEAIYTLAEGVSGVTEIDLVMKLGMSHPMGPLQLADFIGLDVCLAIMNVLYDGFNAAKYAPCPLLVDMVAAGNMGIKSGLGFYDYSEKSKELRVSARFL; this is encoded by the coding sequence ATGAAAAACGTAGCGGTTATTGGTTCGGGAACAATGGGTAGTGGCATTGCACACACATTTGCTCAGCATGGGTACGAAGTTTTGTTGATTGATACCAACAGCCAGGCCCTTGAACGGGCGTTGAAAAATATCGCTTCCAATATGGACCGGCAAATAAGCAAAGGTTCTCTAACAGCAGATGAAAAAAATGCAGCATTACAACGTATCAAAACTTCAACTTTATTAACGGACATTACTGAAGAAACAGGATTAGTTATTGAAGCCGCCACTGAAAATAAAGATATCAAGCTTAACATTTTTAAGCAGTTAGATCATATCTGCTCAAGTGACATTATACTTGCTTCTAACACATCATCTATCTCCATAACCGAAATAGCGGCTATAACCCAAAATGCCCAACGCGTTGTGGGAATGCACTTTATGAATCCCGTTCCGCTGATGAAACTTGTTGAAGTTATACGCGGAAAAGGAACCTCTGATTGCGTTACTACTAAAGTAATGGATATTGCTCGCGCATTAGAGAAAGTGCCCGTGGAAGTTAATGATGCTCCTGGCTTTGTAGCTAACCGAATATTGATGCCAATGATCAATGAAGCTATTTATACCTTAGCGGAGGGGGTTTCAGGCGTAACAGAAATTGACCTGGTAATGAAGTTAGGCATGTCGCACCCTATGGGGCCGCTGCAACTGGCAGATTTTATAGGGCTTGATGTTTGTTTAGCTATAATGAATGTTTTGTATGATGGTTTTAATGCTGCTAAGTACGCTCCTTGTCCGCTTTTAGTTGATATGGTTGCTGCCGGGAACATGGGCATAAAATCCGGACTTGGCTTTTATGATTATTCAGAAAAATCAAAGGAACTCAGGGTATCTGCAAGATTTTTGTAA
- a CDS encoding TolC family protein, with translation MTLRKKIILPLILIIFLYSKVGAQTISTQATILPELSKADNLQRLVDTAIKNYPRVRYFQNRVSVASANVSKVKASWLDALTLSYVYQPSDPTINPVNPTSTYFKGLQAGVFLNVGTLVAKPWAVKQAKREVLVQQTEQEEYIITLSAEVRRRYYMYIQRVGELKLQIRAAEDTEAQLKDVKYKFEKGEETFDSYSKVLIQFTEHQQTKVQAEANVFIAKADVEELIGTNLENVIK, from the coding sequence ATGACTTTGCGGAAAAAAATTATACTACCGTTAATACTGATCATATTTCTTTACAGCAAAGTTGGGGCACAAACAATCTCAACGCAAGCCACTATATTACCAGAGTTATCTAAAGCAGATAATCTGCAGCGCCTTGTTGATACTGCAATAAAGAACTATCCACGCGTTCGTTATTTTCAAAACAGGGTAAGTGTGGCCTCTGCTAACGTATCAAAAGTAAAAGCCTCATGGCTGGATGCGTTAACCCTCTCCTATGTTTATCAACCGTCTGATCCAACTATCAATCCGGTAAATCCAACAAGTACTTATTTTAAAGGGTTACAGGCAGGTGTATTTTTAAATGTTGGTACGCTTGTGGCTAAACCATGGGCAGTAAAGCAAGCTAAACGAGAAGTTTTAGTACAACAAACAGAGCAGGAGGAGTATATTATAACGCTTAGCGCAGAGGTTAGAAGGCGTTACTACATGTATATCCAACGCGTCGGCGAGTTAAAATTGCAAATAAGAGCCGCAGAGGACACCGAGGCACAGTTAAAAGACGTAAAATATAAATTTGAAAAGGGCGAAGAAACTTTTGATAGTTACAGCAAAGTGCTTATACAATTTACAGAGCATCAGCAAACAAAAGTACAAGCGGAGGCAAATGTATTTATTGCCAAAGCCGACGTGGAAGAATTAATTGGTACAAATCTGGAAAACGTTATAAAATAG